The genomic window AAttgtattttcccttttttttgtggtgaatttgaTTAAAGAAATTCACTTTAATCTAGctgtatttatcagaaaattttctttaaaattaacctTTTTTGATGTCTTGAGAAATCTTTTCTTAGCCTGAAGGTACAAATATTATCCAGAGTTTACTCATAGAAGGATAAAAGGTTGCCTTTTGTAGGTCTTGGCTAGGAATTGCActgcaaaataaattttagtgtCAGTTTGTCATTGTCCACAAAAATGCGCTATGGGGATTTTTTACTCAGGTTGCAATGAAGCTGTTGATCAATtctgggaagaactgacatcctTATAACACCGAGTCTTCCCCTGCACAGACACATACAGCCTTGATAAGAGCAGTAGAGTCGgtcttgaagaaaaagaaataggacttACAGAGTTTAAAGCTGTGGTAATTAACCAGGTTGGCGCCATGTAAGGACAGACAGTAGACCAAGGGAACAGAAGGAAAGGCCAACTTCGAGACATGACCCTCACAAACCCGTCTTCCACTTGGCCACTGTCTTCCTAGAACACTGCTGTGACCCAGACACCCGCCGGGGAGACTGCCAGTGGGCTCCCGGGTCTGCAGTGAGAAACCCCAGATGGCTAGCTTCAGCTCCAGGAATCTTCAGCTGttttctgaacattttaaaataaacagtgagGAAGCATTAAAGAAATTTCAGGTATTTTGCCTTGTGGAAAAAGAAGTGCTTGATTTgtcttaaaaattttgaaagactGTTTTGTGGGCAGTGAGTGAAACTCGCTCTGTGGGGATGGCAGGGCACCCAACTGCACCGCGTGTAGAAGCTGTAGGACACATCTCTGCTCATGGGTGGTTCAAAATCTGACACCTGGATCTTATTCCACTTCTGAAAACTGAATGAAGTGTACATTCCCTACTTCAGTTGTGAAGATAAAGTGAAAACAGTCTCATTGTATCAATGTTCAGAATGACATATTTCTCAGATTTTGCATTAAGGTGATGAGGttaaaaatttacaattttttttttttaagagagggagggaggaagggagagagagaggagagagagggaggatctCCAGTAGACTCTCCACCAGCAGCgaactcaatctcacaaccctgggatcgtgatctgagctgaaatcaagagtctgacacttaaccaactgagccacccaggtgcccctgggatttTCAATGTCTAACAGCCTTGTTGGCTgtggttatttattttaattctgtctgTAAAAAATACTTGTAATGTTTGAAAGAGAAAGGGTGTCTGCTAAGAGATACTGAAAGACCTGGAAAGATAGATGCAAACTTCTCATACATTTGAAAGAGCATTTCATATGTCATGCAAATAAATACAGCAAATTTTAAGAAATCAACACATTGGCACTTTGATGTATTTATAACAAAGTGAGATGGGCTTCATGGTCTTTCCATATGTAAACTGTTACTGGAGCAGCGCATAGCTAGATCCCACTTACCTGATTTCTAAATCTGCCCCATCCTGTCTTCCTTTCCCATCCGGGTCTCAGCAATTCTGATCCCACATGGAAAAGTACTGTTCAGTCTTTAagttaaaaccaaaccaaaaccttGCTAAAATTGATCAATATTTTATGAACTAAAACGTGCTCCGTGCTGAACTGAGCTGTAACCTCACATCTAAGAGATGTACCGCAGGCGTACTGGAGGGGTGCAGGCTGGAGCCTGGCGGGGCTTGGAGGTGTGTGTGCAGAACTTAGTAGCTAAGTGATTCTGAGCAGGTTTCATCTTTTTAGGCCCTAATTTCCCCATCCTGTAGGGCTGTTTTATGCAGTCAACGAGTTAGCACTGCACAGCCCTTAGAAGAGTGGCTGGCATGCTCCGAGGCCAGGAGGGATCTGGTATCATCACTGACTGGCATTCCCGATTGGCAGTGCAGGTGCTCGCCCCAGCACTACCCAGGGCGGTCAGGCTCCAGGGAGCTCAGCCGGAGGCAGCAAGCCGGATAGAACCAGGCTCCGGGGCGGAAGGAGAACGGAAAGCGCCCACACAGACGGCATCCGCAGGGCCTGCGGGTCAAACCCCGCCTACGGAGGAGGTCGGACCggtcctggggagggggccttcccaccctccccatcCTCGATGTCGCCTCTTCTTGTGTCCCGTGAGGTTCGCGCTCACCCTGAAGGCTTTTCCGCACTGCTCACACGCGTAGGGCTTCTCCCCCGTGTGCACCCGCTGGTGCCCGACCAGGGCGGCGCGCTGGCGGAAGGCGGCGCCGCACTCGCGGCAGGGGTAGGGCTTCTCCCCGCTGTGGATCCGGCGGTGCTGCGTCAGGCCTGAGCGGTGGTGGAAGGCCTTCCCGCACGCCTCGCACGCGTACGGCTTCTCGCCAGTGTGGATCCTGCGGTGGTTGGTCAGGTTGGACTTCCCGCGGAAGGCCCTCCCGCACTCGGGGCAGGCGAACGGCTTCTCGCCGGTGTGCAGCCGCTGGTGCACGGCCAGGCCGTGCCGGTCGTGGAAGGCCTTGCCGCAGTGCGCGCACGGGTGCGGCTTCTCGCTGCGGCGCGCGCGCCCGGGAGCCCTGCTCCGGCCCCGGGGGCGACCGGCCCGGCCGCACCGCCCACACGGATAGGGCTTCTCGGGGGCGTGGGCTGTTGGGGGGCGGCGCGGCCCCGCGCGGCCGCCGCACTGGGGGCAGCCCGCGGCCGGCTCCCGCGCGTGCGTCCGCACGTGCTTGCGCAGGTCGGAGCTCCGGCGGAAGGCCCTCCCGCACGCGCGGCACGGGTACGGCCGCTCGCCGCTGTGGATCCGGCCGTGCTTGGCGAGGTCCGAGCTGCCGCGGAAGGCCCTGCCGCACTGCCCGCACGTGTATGGCCGCTCCCCGGTGTGCGTGCGGCCGTGCAGTGTAAGGCAGTGCCGAAAGCGGAAGGCCTTGCCACACACCGCGCACTCGTGCGGCCGCTCGCCGCTGTGGACCCGCTGGTGCCGCCGCAGTCGGCTAGCGCTGCTGAAGGCCTTCCCGCACGCGCTGCAGCCGTGCGGCCTCTCCCCGCCGTGCGCCTTGCGGTGCCGGCAGAGCGCCGACGGGCTGCTAAAGGCCTTCCCGCACTGCGCGCAGCGGAAGGGCTTCTCCCCCGTGTGCGTGACGCGGTGCACACACAGCTGCTTTCTAGTCTTGAACGCTTTCCCGCACTCGTGACACGCATGGGGCTTCTCGCCAGCACAGACGCGCCCGTGGAGAAGCGGGAAGCTCTGGCTGCGCGCGGCACCTGGGCGGGGGCTCCGTGCGGGCAGGCCTCGGGGGCGCGGGGTGCACTTGGAGTCTGCGCTCAAGTTGTTGGTGAGCACCGCCCGGGCCCTTCCTTCCTGGCGGGTCCCCTTCTTCTCTCCCAGTGTCTCCACCCCGTCCGGGTCCCGTGCATTCTCCGACTTGACATCCTGGACACAAGCTCCTCCAGCCTCAGGGTGCCTGGACAGGACGCCGCCGACTTCCCCACCCTCAGACACCTCCTGCTCTGAACTTGCCCTCTCAGTCCCGGGCTGGGTCCCGTCCGCTGACACTAAGGAAAGAAACACGGCAGATCGGGGAGGGGAAAGGGTGTAGCCCTTGGAAGAGTTCGTGACTTTCCCAGGCTGGAAGAGCCCTACGTCATGGCCAAAGGCCAGGGCAGCTGGCATAGTGAGAAGTAACAGGATAGCTCGGACTCTGCAGACTTTACAGACGCCCCTAGCAACCTGCATGTTCTCGAGACTCTCCTGGGGTAGTGAATGGCAAATTCATACCCTGGTCACCCGGGTCAGGAGACTGAGTCACACccaaccctctccctccctcagatTTGCTCAGCTGACCTTTCACAAATTCCACCTGAGACATGGCCTGCGGTCTAGCACCCCAGGGACCCGGTCTAGCACCCCAGGGACCCGTCTGCCCTGCTCTGCAGTGTAGCTCTGCCCACCGGGGTGCAGGGCACATCTGGTCTGGGTTGTCCCTCCCCCAAACAGGCCAGGTTCTCTCTGCTTAGACTCTGGACCCAGGTTCTGCCAACAGCCGGTGCTGGGGGGATGGCACACGGCTCAGGGGAGGGAACATTCTGCCCCAGCCCCTAGCAGCCTAGCAGCCAGCGAGACAGCAGACCTACCAAGAGGCAGAGGGGACGGTGGGGTGAGGGGCCTGATGTCCCCCTGCTCTTAGCTTCCAGGACATCCCAAATAATAAATTCTCATTGTTTTGCTCAAGTTAGCTTGAGTCAATTTCTACTGCCGGCAACCAGAGTTTAAATCAGTCTTCTCTTAATCTCAGCTCtaccccttcctctctttttcctgcCAGGGCATTCTCGCTCCCTAactgccaccccaccccctttaAGTGTCCTTTAACCTGGCTCCCTTTGAATCTATGCTCTACTCTGcttccagatttttctttctaaaaatcaaaTCCTCTTATGACATGCCTCAGCTTAAATATCTCAATGGCACTGTATGTTAGCCGTGTGTAGGCCAGAGTCCCAGCTCTGGAGTGGCCCTCCGGGCTGAAATCCTAGCTCTGACTCCTACTGGCTGTGCAACCTGGGAGGACGACTGCAGGACCCTGGGCCTCAGCAGTCGTCTGTGAGACGGGATCAGTACCGAAGCTCATGTGTGTGAAGCACTGCCACAAGGACGTGCATGCTTCAGCAGCGTCAGCTACGGCTGTCAGGATGAAGTTCAAAGTTGGCAGTTTGCAAAAACCCCTCTGAATCACGGCTCCCCACCCTGGCCTCCCAGGGCCCTCTGCTCTGGTCATGCAGCTCACACTCATGTCTTCCCTCCTCGACACCGGCCCACATTCCCAGAAtgcctctccccttcttccaCTAAACCATATCACTTATGCAGCACGCTTAGTTCATGGTCCGTCCTTCCACAGTCATTGGGCCCCAGGTCAGGGACAGATGCTTCTCTTCTGTGTTCCATGTCCCAGGCACATATCTGTGGCTCTCACTATTGTGTGCCGTGCCATCACTCACTACCTGCCTTCCCTACTAGGCAATAACATTGCCGCCATCTCTAGTTCCTTATCTAGTGACTGGTATACAGtagttgctcagtaaatgtttgcaggatggcaggagggaggagaaaggaagagccGTTATTGTGATAGGGCAGTTGGGCTGGTCTACAAATAAGGGACGCTTTTTTGATGGACTAGTAGGGAAACAGTTTGAATGAGGAGCTGGTACTGTTTCACAGCTGACCCAGTAGGCGGGTCAGGGAGTGTGAGAGGCAACATGAGAAGGAGGTAGACCCAAGTACAGAAACAGGGAGGGCTCCGTGGAGACCGGCTGCGGGGAGAGACGAGTTTGCCTCTTCAGAGGGCAATGCGCTATCCAGTAAACACCAGGGGTTAGCGAGAGTGCTGGCCGGGAAAGGGGAGAAGTGAGCCGTGTCCATGCGGAGCTAAGAGCTGGGGCCATGAgggaacagaaaagggaaaagggtCAGAGGCACGAGGCTCAATGTAGGGAAGGTCCTGAGCAAAAACTCAGCGCAGAAAAGCAGCGTTCCCTGAGCACTGGGGTGACTGATACCCAGCAGGGAGATGAATTCGCTGAGCTGTTTCTGGGGCCAAACTGCACGGCCTTTAGATAGGTGCCAAGAGGCAATTAGATGACGGACAGAGTAACTGCTTGAATAGTTTGCTGCTGTTCGTCTTCTCTGTGTTCGGGTGCCTGGGCAGGTGGGGACGGATGACCCAGCACCAAGAACATTGTCTGACCATCGTCCCCAGGGCACCCAGCAGGAGGCCGGAGCGCCTCCATCACTCACCCGGGAAGGAGCAGCTCAGGAGCCCCCAGTCCTGCAGATCCCGAACGCGGGGCTCAGTGCCCCGCTCCAGACAGGAGATGAGAGGCGGCTTGGGGCCGGCAAAGCCTGGTTGTGGAGAAGGAATGAGCGCGTAGAGCGGCATGACAAGGGTCCTAGCACCCAGCCTTGACCCCTCTGCGTGTGCagggaaaacaggaaagaaatggCCACTGGTGTGGAGAGCAGGTTCTCAGGGGTCTGGTCACATGGAGACGCATGTATGGACGCTCACAAAGAGTCGTTctcaggaggcagagggggagaccCCGGGGAGCAGTCCCTGCCCTGGCGATTGTCTTGCTCGGTGACAGAGGCGGGTCAGGGGGCCCGACAGGCGTCGCCCAACAACGCGActggagggaaaggagagggaacgGCGCCGAGCCCCGCGGGGACGTCCTTACCGAGCGAGACCACCAGCCCGTAGTTCTCCAGCATGACTGCCGCGTAGAGGCACCGCTGAGCGCGGGTCAGACGCCGCCACTCCCCGCCACTGAAGCGCACGGCCACGTCCTCAAACGTCACCGAGTCCCGAGGCCGCGCGCGCCGGCGGTCCTGCAGGAAACCCCGCGTGCACTCAGACACGGACACGGGAGGCCTTGCGCGAGAGGGTTCGCAGAAACGAGAGCTGATGCCTGTGCGTGCACCCGGGCTGAGGTGAGAGGACAGGCCACACACGGCAGAGGAACCAGAGGGAAACACGTGTCACCCCGTGGATGCCCGCTGTCAGGAGGGGCGAGGGCGGGGAGGGCTGCGGCTCACCCGTGCGCTGCTCTTCGCTCCTGGCGGGGCTGCTCGGCCTCCCTCCAGGGCAGACGCCCGGTGCTGCCGCGCCCGCGGGgctgagagagaaaggaggcGGGTCAATGCGGCGCAGTAATCTCGAAACCTCCGCTTTCCTCCCGTCTTCCCCGACGTAGAAGCGTCTCAAGCTCCGTTTTCCGCGTTATTTCTCCAGCCTCGGCTCGGTGTTGGGCAGCGGGCCGTGGCACCAAGTCGGGCCCATGGCCAGCGCCCACCCTCACCTTGCGCGTTTCCTAGAATGGCCTCACCCCTCCCCGAGCACATCACTGACTCTTGGCTCGTGGGATAACCTCTCTTCTAGTATCTGAACGTTCCAGTCACTTCTTCCAGAGAGACCTGAGGCGCGGACGGGGCGGGGCAGCGGAAAGGAGGAAGGTGTGGAGCGGCCGCACCCGGGGCAGGCCCGAAGCTTACTCCTTTCACTAACTTAACGGCTGCTCCACCTGCAGTCAGTTCCTAGAGGGACACCGCCTCCCCCTGCGTGACGGGATCTGTCCTAGCAACCCCCGAGCAGGAGCCCTCCCGCCCAGAGCACTGCAGCGCAGCCCACTGCCCGGCCCTCAGTCCTTCCCGGGGCGAGCTCGGCCTTTCCCCGGCTTCAGTGTCGGCGGCAACCACGCCTCCCAGAACCTTCATCAGCACATCCCAAATCCGGGTCGGAAGGTTCCAGTGGGGTTAGTCACCAGTTGGTGAGAACTGAGGATTACCTTGTGGCCTTAGGTCCCCCAAatttcattccagttttaccAAAACTTCAATTTGGGAGCAAACTGGTTTTTTCCCCAGAGAAACTTCCCACAATTCTTCTTCGGTTTAGGCTACTCTCAGCTTTTGACCAAGACCTGGGCTGTTTTAGTCCTTGTGGGTGCCCCCGTCACTCGCTCTGCAATTCTTGGTCGCACACCGTCCCACACCCGCCAGGCCTGTGCACAGCTCTTGGCAGCTGCTCGTTCTGCTCGGCTCCTCGTGGCATCAAAAACAGAAACCCtccaactgtattttttttttttttcgatccACATTTTGTTACGAACATTTTCAAgtatagagaaaaactgaaagaattgttTAGTAAGCAGCTACACACTCACCTAAATGTTCAGAGTGCGTGCTCGATCACACATCTGTCCATCTAACTAGCCCTCTATTAGCCCACTTTATTTTTTGCTGCATTTCAAAGTAACTGAAGATACCAGCATACTGCACCCCAAAACACTTTATGGCACGTACCATGAACTAGAGTTCATTATCTGTTTACCTTCCTGTTGAGGAGAAAGTTCCTACAGTAAAATAAACAAGTCCTGAGTAACCCATTGGATGAGCTTTGACCAACACCCCTATGTAACCCAAACTGCCCTTGGGATATATCCTAGGAGCATTTCTACTATACCCCCTTCACAGACTGGGAGTTTTGTGCTCagtggttcttctttttcttcttttctaagtgCTCATCACACTAAGAATTCTTTTGAattgtggggaaaaaatgtaaCAAATTTTACTGCAttgaccatttttaagtgtacagttgagCAGCGTTGACAACACTCACAGTGTTGTGTAATCTCGAGAACTTCTTCATCCTGCAAAACTGCAACTctaggggctcctaggtggctcagtgggttaaagcctctgccttccacttaagtcatggtctcagggtcctgggatcttccccctccccctctgcctgcctctctgcctacttgtgatctctctccgtcaaataaataaaatcttaaaaagaaaaacaaacttgaaaCTCTATACCCGTTACATAGTCGTTGTTTGTCCCTCCTCAATCCCTGGTCACTACAGTGATTCTTAGGCTTTGTTCTTTAGCTTCAGATTTTGAAAGGTCAGTTTCTGCTTTCAAGTTAAACATGAACTTGGGAGACAGGCTATGTGCTCAAATGGCATAAAACTACCTTTGCCAattcaggctgccataacaaaataccccagAATGCATGGCTTACATACTGGAAACCTAGtgctcatggttctggaggctgcaagCCTGAGATCCAGGAGCCGGCACGGGCTCTGCCTGGCTTGCTATCCTTCTGTCCTCACCTGGGGGACCCCATGGGAGTTCTGGTCTCCTCCTCTAACAAGGACACTAATTTTTTCATGCAGCCCCACCCCTATGTCTTTCTCTCAACCAAATTACTtaccaaaggccccacctctaaATATCGCAATGGAGGTAGgtcttcaacatgtgaattttgagggacacaaacattcagtcggCAACTATTTGTTAAAGCAGTGTATGGATATAATCTAGGATGACATTCATCCACTTATGTTTTATGTCAGATGACTGTGAACTTTATGGTCCCCGCAATTCCCAATGGGAAGAAAATTTAAGATCTTATGAAAAAGGAGGACCGGGAGACTCAGGTCTGATGTGAACCATAAGAAgtgtgtataattttatattttaaaaaagaaataatacccaaGTTAAGCAATGTTGATTATCTTCTACCTAAATTTATATTGAAgatgttctgtatttttaattttcatttatgattCCTTATACGGTGGAAATTTCAGGATATCTCTTCTGGAAGTTCCAATAatatacttttcttctttttcgaTAATATATACTAAAAGCCTACTTTTGGGGTTCCCAAGTGCCTAGTCCTCTGCCCAAAAGTCTGTGCCTTTTAGGGTCTGACTGGGACTCCAGAACTGCTGAATGGCGTCTCCTGGGTTTTAGCTCCATCAGCCACTTCTCCACAGTCTAGACCACTTTGCTTTTCACAAGTCACCACTCAGCACCTCTAAAGCCCAGCCTCACCTTTCCccatcttcctttatttttccaaaagcTTCACGACTAAACCTTTGCTCTAAAGCCGCTATTTTATCTTGTTTCTCAGGGACTCAttctatacttttaaaatctCAAGGTTCCAAAAAGGTCTACAGAAGTAAAATTATATACGCTTAACATGGACATGGTGGCAAAACTGGTGGGGTAGGAGTTACTGAATGATACCATACGTttcatgtatgtacacacatgtacacacatgtaagTTATCTATCATACGTGTCAAGTTGTACATGTCGTTAAGTATATATAATAAGGAATACTATTCTTTGGTAAGTTGCTTTATAGGATCTTTTCTtatgattctgatttttttccaaattggatATAGGATGAGGGCAGAAACGGAATATAGTTCCTCTCAATACTGACCCAAGCCTAGAAATAAGAGAAGATGTCCAGCAAATGCTCAGTAATGAGTGGATTTCCAGACTCCAGGAAGCATGTCCTCCttgccccccacccaccgcccaGGCCACGTCCCAGCTGTTTTAAGCTGCCGTCCTCCTGGCACAATACCCTGTGCGCCTCACCTCTTTCCCGCAGGAGCTCAGCATCAGGGGTCCCAGGCAGCTGGCGTGGAGGGCCTGGACTCTCATGTGACTCCATCACCTATTACAAAGCACAGAAAAACTCAGGGAAGTTACAGATGGGAGGAAAACAAGCTCTAACCAACTATGAAGCTTTGTCCGTGGAAATCAACTCCCAGACATtccgggcaggggagggggagagaaattCAGGGACTCAGTCCCTGATACACTTTATGAAAAACAGAGAAGACTTCCAATTCCTCTCTATCACTCGAAAGCTCTCATGGTCACAAGGCCGTCcagcaaaaatattttgaagcGGGAAACTTCCACCACGTCCCCCactgctttccttttctgtactcgcttctccttcctcctcctggagaAGTGTCGCAGATCCTCCTTTCCTTACCTGCTGCATCTTTTTACTCAGCTTTCTTTAGTTTTCCACCACAGTCCAGATTCTTCCCTGCTGTTTGGGTCAAAATCCGAGTCAGTTCTGGCTTTGCCCAGACAAGTCTGGAAGTGGCCTGTGGGATGCCAGTGGCCCTGCTGACCCACAGGGCAGCTGCTATTTGGCCCGATGTGTCACACAGTGCCCTGGATTTGGAGTTTCTCAGCAGCATTGAGCTAGCTGTGGTCTCACACCTTGTCTTCCTGAATATTCcgtgaaaaggaaaagagaggccCGCGAACACAGGGAGGAGTCGCCGGGGATTATCTGTGGAAGAGGGAGCACAGGAAGACAAGCGGAAAATGGTACGTATCTGGAACAGAACCTCCACAGCTACCATCCTGGTCCAGGCCGCCACCCACTGCCTTGCTCTCCATTCTTACTAGCTGGTCTCCCTGCGTCTGTCCTTCCCTGCTGCCTCTTCTCAATACAACGGTTGGACGGGTAGGCTTAAAACTAAGCTGGATTATTTCATCTCTGTTtaaagcctcccagtctccagttTACTCAAAGCAGTGGTACAAAGCTGTATAAATGCGCCCATTCCTTCTGGCCATCTCTGTCGCTTATTCAGAATAAAGCTGGTCTTCCAGGGGCATACACGTCTACAGATGGTCCTGCTAGTCTCCTTGTTCAGCCGACCTCACGCACACAGACCCTTGGCTTCCAGCGTAGGGCCTTTGCACCAGCTGTCCCTGCACCTCAAGCAATCCTCATGGCGAATGGTCTGTCTTCTTCCGAGATCGACTCTAGGTGCCCTATTAAGGTCGccacctgctctctctttccaACCCAGACGCCTTACCTGGCTTtacctttcctctctcttttccaacAGCGCTCGCCCACTTCCCAACACGGTAAATTACTCTAGTCCCGCGTCTGTTCCGTCTGGTCCGTCCCTCCCTCGCTAACTCTAGGCTCCTAggctctggagggcagggagttCTGGCCACTGTGTGCACGGCTGTGCTTGCAACGCCCCAAACAGCGCCTGCACCAGCGGCTCAAGGAATGAGCGCCTGCGCGGAcgccgggggggggggacagTCGACCTGATGAAAGAAGGGAGGGGGCGGGCCGGAGCACCTGCGGGAAAGCCCGATCTGCGGGGCGAGCCCGCCGCGGAGCCCGCCCCTCCCGCGGAAGACCCTGCGGTGCCCGCTGGCCGCTCGCGAGCCCGCGGGGGAGCGCCCGTCGCGCACCGGCTGCAGGCACAGGCCTTCCCGCCCCTCCTCCTTCAAGCAACCAGAAACCAGGGACCTCTGCGCCTGCGCCGCTTCCCAGTCCTCCACCACCCACTTCCGGTGGCTTTCTAGGAAACGCGACCCCTCGCTGGTCCGGGCCTCCCCGGAAATTCCTCCGGGCTCTCGCGCGCGCACATCCCGGGAGTTCGCGCGAGTGTCTGAGGGCGCGAGGGGCGCGGGGTCGCAGCGTGCGTGCGTCAGCGCCGCAGCCCGTTGTAGCGCGGGCTCGCGTTCCCGCTGCGGCGCGCGGGGTTTTCTGACGTAAATACGGGAAAAAGTCACTTTAAATGTGAGCCCAAACCGCGAGGTAAATGACGCAGTGCTTTCTAAGGAGTTATAAACGAGGTTCCGAGCAGTTGCCGCCGACACGAACGCGGAGAGGCGGCCCGTCAGCCCGCCGGCCGCCCGCAGCCCCGGGGTTCGGGCGGGAGCCTCTGACCGCAAACCCGGAGACGTGGTCCCGGCGTCGTGGCCCCGGACTGCGTCATGGGCGCTCTCCGGCCGTTTCCACTAAACCTGGGCGCTGACGACCCCAGTCCTGCGGGCGTACTGCTCGCCGAGGGCCCGGAGCGGGGCCGCTGTCGCCGGGCCCCAGACGCACGCGACACGCGTCTCCGAACAAGACACACAGTCTCCGTGCTTGTTCGGGGTCGTTTCTCGTAATCTTTTAATTCAGAGCTGGAACAGCTCCTCCTGCCCCGGGAACAGACTGGGCGGTGTGTCCTGAATCGCGCGGGCCGGTGTTGTCCGTTTGCATCCTCGCTTACTCCGCCAGCCTTGAGTTTCCCGTGAACTAGAAGTCGGCCCCAGAGCTCGGTTCGAGGCCGGTTTACCGCGACGGGCGCGGGTTGCCCTTCGGCGCGTCCTCGCTGCGCGTCGGAGGCACAGGACGTCTGACTCGCTCCGTGCGCCGCGAAGCCCCGCGCGACGGCCGCACCCTTGCGGAGAAGTCCCCACCACCCCCTCATCGGCGGGGCTCGCCCACGGATCTTTGCCCAAATCAGCCATTCATTCGGGTTTGCAAAATGGGGATGTTTCTCGTTGGTGGTTTTTGTCTTATCGATGAACAGGCGTTTCTTTTGAAGGGGTTTTTCCTCACCCACACACAAGTGGAGGGCTATTTGGTTGTCCTGAAATGTAGTACGAACAGAAGGACAATGAATGTTTCCTTTTCAGTTTAATTGCCGGGATTCAGAGTCAGTCGTCGCTCGCCCCGCGGGCCGTGACCAGCCACGGCTGGCCCTCCGTGGAGGTGGCCAGCAACGAGCCTTCAGGATTCCGTCCGTGTCGCTCCCGTGCACGCGGCCGGGGCTGCTGTGTGCGACCAGCGGACTGTGGCGGAAGTGACGTTACGTTAAGTCATGAAAGAGACTGTGGCTTCCagctttgtctctctccctccctccctctgaagcCCCCCGTCAGCGGCCATAGGAGCGAGTTGAGGATTGCATCCTCCAGCCCCCAGCAAGGCTTCCGATGACCGCAGCCCAGCGCAGAGACCCCGCACCAACGGCTACGCTGCTCTCAGGTTCCTGCTCGACAGACACTGGGAGGTCATAAATAGTCGATGTCTGGTTCTAAGCTTTGAGGGTACGGTTTTATGCAGCAATTGATAACtaatttttttggtttggtttctcctTCTGAACCTCATTACAAGCTcatgggtttttaatttttacttatttatcttaaaaaaggtttaattatgtgtgagagagagagaagaagagag from Meles meles chromosome 5, mMelMel3.1 paternal haplotype, whole genome shotgun sequence includes these protein-coding regions:
- the ZNF311 gene encoding zinc finger protein 311 isoform X1, producing MRVQALHASCLGPLMLSSCGKEPRGRGSTGRLPWREAEQPRQERRAAHGPGARTGISSRFCEPSRARPPVSVSECTRGFLQDRRRARPRDSVTFEDVAVRFSGGEWRRLTRAQRCLYAAVMLENYGLVVSLGFAGPKPPLISCLERGTEPRVRDLQDWGLLSCSFPVSADGTQPGTERASSEQEVSEGGEVGGVLSRHPEAGGACVQDVKSENARDPDGVETLGEKKGTRQEGRARAVLTNNLSADSKCTPRPRGLPARSPRPGAARSQSFPLLHGRVCAGEKPHACHECGKAFKTRKQLCVHRVTHTGEKPFRCAQCGKAFSSPSALCRHRKAHGGERPHGCSACGKAFSSASRLRRHQRVHSGERPHECAVCGKAFRFRHCLTLHGRTHTGERPYTCGQCGRAFRGSSDLAKHGRIHSGERPYPCRACGRAFRRSSDLRKHVRTHAREPAAGCPQCGGRAGPRRPPTAHAPEKPYPCGRCGRAGRPRGRSRAPGRARRSEKPHPCAHCGKAFHDRHGLAVHQRLHTGEKPFACPECGRAFRGKSNLTNHRRIHTGEKPYACEACGKAFHHRSGLTQHRRIHSGEKPYPCRECGAAFRQRAALVGHQRVHTGEKPYACEQCGKAFRVSANLTGHKKRRHRGWGGWEGPLPRTGPTSSVGGV
- the ZNF311 gene encoding zinc finger protein 311 isoform X2 — translated: MPRGRGSTGRLPWREAEQPRQERRAAHGPGARTGISSRFCEPSRARPPVSVSECTRGFLQDRRRARPRDSVTFEDVAVRFSGGEWRRLTRAQRCLYAAVMLENYGLVVSLGFAGPKPPLISCLERGTEPRVRDLQDWGLLSCSFPVSADGTQPGTERASSEQEVSEGGEVGGVLSRHPEAGGACVQDVKSENARDPDGVETLGEKKGTRQEGRARAVLTNNLSADSKCTPRPRGLPARSPRPGAARSQSFPLLHGRVCAGEKPHACHECGKAFKTRKQLCVHRVTHTGEKPFRCAQCGKAFSSPSALCRHRKAHGGERPHGCSACGKAFSSASRLRRHQRVHSGERPHECAVCGKAFRFRHCLTLHGRTHTGERPYTCGQCGRAFRGSSDLAKHGRIHSGERPYPCRACGRAFRRSSDLRKHVRTHAREPAAGCPQCGGRAGPRRPPTAHAPEKPYPCGRCGRAGRPRGRSRAPGRARRSEKPHPCAHCGKAFHDRHGLAVHQRLHTGEKPFACPECGRAFRGKSNLTNHRRIHTGEKPYACEACGKAFHHRSGLTQHRRIHSGEKPYPCRECGAAFRQRAALVGHQRVHTGEKPYACEQCGKAFRVSANLTGHKKRRHRGWGGWEGPLPRTGPTSSVGGV
- the ZNF311 gene encoding zinc finger protein 311 isoform X3, whose translation is MQQVMESHESPGPPRQLPGTPDAELLRERAPRARQHRASALEGGRAAPPGAKSSARDRRRARPRDSVTFEDVAVRFSGGEWRRLTRAQRCLYAAVMLENYGLVVSLGFAGPKPPLISCLERGTEPRVRDLQDWGLLSCSFPVSADGTQPGTERASSEQEVSEGGEVGGVLSRHPEAGGACVQDVKSENARDPDGVETLGEKKGTRQEGRARAVLTNNLSADSKCTPRPRGLPARSPRPGAARSQSFPLLHGRVCAGEKPHACHECGKAFKTRKQLCVHRVTHTGEKPFRCAQCGKAFSSPSALCRHRKAHGGERPHGCSACGKAFSSASRLRRHQRVHSGERPHECAVCGKAFRFRHCLTLHGRTHTGERPYTCGQCGRAFRGSSDLAKHGRIHSGERPYPCRACGRAFRRSSDLRKHVRTHAREPAAGCPQCGGRAGPRRPPTAHAPEKPYPCGRCGRAGRPRGRSRAPGRARRSEKPHPCAHCGKAFHDRHGLAVHQRLHTGEKPFACPECGRAFRGKSNLTNHRRIHTGEKPYACEACGKAFHHRSGLTQHRRIHSGEKPYPCRECGAAFRQRAALVGHQRVHTGEKPYACEQCGKAFRVSANLTGHKKRRHRGWGGWEGPLPRTGPTSSVGGV